A portion of the Eubacterium maltosivorans genome contains these proteins:
- the asrB gene encoding anaerobic sulfite reductase subunit AsrB — translation MANIMQPQACKIMDIKKESQHEYTFKVKTDIRPRHGQFFQLSLPKIGEAPISVSSFGDGWLDFTIRSVGKVTDEIFEKQPGDELFLRGAYGNGWPVDQFKGKHMVIITGGTGLAPVRSMLHFFTENPDYVESVNLICGFKNEAGIVFRQELENWRQSFSTLYTLDNEKIEGWHKGFVTEFVSQVPFSEFGDNYEVVLVGPPPMMKFTGIECSKNGVPDEKIWLSFERRMSCAVGKCGHCRIDEVYVCLDGPVFNYTQAKYLVD, via the coding sequence ATGGCAAATATTATGCAACCACAGGCCTGTAAAATTATGGACATCAAAAAAGAGAGCCAGCACGAGTATACTTTTAAGGTGAAAACGGATATACGCCCCAGGCATGGCCAGTTTTTTCAGCTTTCACTCCCTAAGATTGGCGAGGCGCCCATTTCGGTGAGCTCCTTTGGGGATGGATGGCTGGATTTTACAATCCGCTCTGTTGGAAAAGTTACGGATGAGATTTTTGAAAAGCAGCCAGGCGATGAGCTATTCCTGCGCGGCGCTTACGGTAATGGCTGGCCGGTCGACCAATTTAAGGGAAAGCATATGGTCATTATTACCGGCGGCACTGGCCTGGCGCCAGTCCGCAGTATGCTGCATTTTTTTACCGAAAATCCAGATTATGTTGAGAGTGTTAATCTGATTTGCGGGTTTAAAAATGAAGCGGGAATTGTTTTTCGTCAGGAGCTTGAAAACTGGCGGCAATCCTTTTCCACCCTCTATACCCTTGACAATGAAAAAATTGAGGGCTGGCATAAAGGCTTTGTGACAGAATTCGTTTCACAAGTTCCGTTTTCAGAGTTTGGCGATAATTATGAGGTTGTACTCGTAGGACCACCGCCAATGATGAAATTTACAGGCATTGAGTGCAGCAAAAACGGCGTGCCGGATGAAAAAATCTGGCTTTCTTTTGAACGCCGCATGTCCTGCGCGGTAGGGAAGTGCGGACACTGCCGAATTGATGAGGTTTATGTCTGTTTAGATGGTCCGGTGTTCAATTATACACAGGCCAAGTACCTGGTAGATTAG
- the asrA gene encoding anaerobic sulfite reductase subunit AsrA: MSYTLSFSEANSIFDTLQKEYEIWAPKRFTGKGRYSDTDIIRYDKVGRIEEIEFNEKSDFPAKEVLTPISESLFYFTEDAFMESRGTSKKLLIFMRPCDVHAKYHQEKIYLQNGGFEDSYYKRMSERVKIVLMECKEGWDTCFCVSMGTNKTDDYAAAVRAGKDILSLEVKDAELIPYFERCTSCDFKPEFIKKNDLTLEVPEINDRNVLAKLKVHPMWKEFDKRCVSCGACTIACSTCTCFTTTDVIYNENTNVGERKRTSASCQIGGFTDMAGGMSFRPTAGDRMRYKVLHKFHDYKARFKDYHMCVGCGRCISRCPEFISIVATVNKMTRAIDEIQDEIKAQEVR, encoded by the coding sequence GTGAGTTATACATTGAGTTTTTCTGAGGCGAACAGTATTTTTGATACACTACAAAAAGAGTATGAAATATGGGCGCCAAAACGTTTTACCGGAAAAGGACGATATTCTGATACTGATATCATCCGTTACGATAAGGTTGGCCGTATTGAAGAAATTGAATTTAATGAAAAATCTGATTTTCCTGCTAAGGAGGTGTTAACGCCTATCTCAGAATCGTTGTTCTACTTTACAGAAGATGCGTTTATGGAAAGCCGGGGAACTTCAAAAAAACTGCTGATTTTCATGCGTCCCTGCGATGTTCATGCCAAGTATCATCAGGAAAAAATTTATCTTCAAAATGGCGGGTTTGAGGACAGCTACTATAAACGTATGAGTGAGAGAGTGAAAATTGTTCTGATGGAATGCAAAGAGGGATGGGATACCTGTTTCTGTGTAAGCATGGGGACGAACAAAACAGATGATTACGCTGCGGCTGTTCGCGCGGGGAAGGATATCCTGAGCCTTGAAGTCAAAGACGCTGAGCTGATTCCTTATTTTGAGAGATGCACATCCTGTGATTTTAAGCCTGAATTTATTAAAAAAAACGATCTGACACTGGAGGTTCCAGAAATCAATGACCGGAATGTTTTGGCTAAACTAAAGGTTCACCCCATGTGGAAAGAATTTGACAAGCGCTGCGTCTCCTGTGGTGCCTGCACAATCGCGTGCAGTACCTGTACCTGCTTTACAACAACTGATGTCATCTACAATGAAAATACAAACGTCGGTGAAAGAAAACGTACTTCTGCATCCTGTCAGATAGGCGGCTTTACCGATATGGCTGGAGGTATGTCTTTCAGGCCAACTGCAGGTGATCGTATGCGCTATAAGGTACTTCATAAATTTCATGATTATAAAGCGCGGTTCAAAGATTACCATATGTGTGTAGGCTGTGGGCGCTGTATCAGCCGATGTCCTGAATTTATTTCAATCGTCGCTACAGTCAATAAGATGACCCGAGCTATTGATGAGATACAAGATGAAATAAAAGCACAGGAGGTACGTTAA
- a CDS encoding YeiH family protein, with product MNFISRSWKGILLCLVIAIPAWFAGQALPVIGGPVIAILAGMVITLLLKNKEPLQNGITFVSKKILQYAVILLGFGLNLSVVLETGRQSLPIIIATISTSLILAFVLHKVLKIPGNISTLVGVGSSICGGSAIAVTAPVIEASDEEVAQAISVIFLFNVLAAVLFPAFGTMLGFSTTDGGAFGVFAGTAINDTSSVTAAAATWDSMYHLGTATLDKAVTVKLTRTLAIIPITLVLAFWRTRKEEEAEGGKVSFKQVFPFFILFFILASVITTVMTSFFGVPIEFFTPLKELSKFFIVLAMAAIGLNTNIIKLVKTGAKPIFLGLCCWIGITLVSLMMQHFLGIW from the coding sequence ATGAATTTTATCTCAAGAAGCTGGAAAGGTATTTTACTCTGCCTTGTTATCGCCATACCCGCATGGTTTGCAGGACAGGCTCTTCCTGTTATAGGCGGCCCCGTCATTGCTATTCTGGCAGGAATGGTGATCACGCTTTTATTAAAAAATAAAGAGCCTCTGCAGAACGGCATCACTTTTGTTTCAAAAAAGATTTTGCAATATGCGGTTATCCTGCTTGGTTTTGGCTTAAATCTTTCTGTTGTTCTTGAAACTGGACGGCAGTCGCTGCCGATTATCATTGCGACAATCTCAACCTCTCTGATCCTCGCATTTGTTCTACACAAAGTGTTGAAGATCCCAGGAAACATTTCGACGCTGGTAGGGGTGGGCTCTTCAATCTGTGGCGGGTCAGCCATTGCGGTGACCGCGCCGGTGATTGAAGCCAGTGATGAGGAAGTAGCACAGGCCATTTCGGTTATTTTCCTGTTTAATGTGCTGGCTGCAGTTCTATTTCCAGCCTTTGGCACTATGCTTGGCTTTTCAACCACTGACGGCGGAGCCTTTGGTGTGTTTGCCGGTACAGCCATTAATGACACCTCGTCCGTTACTGCTGCGGCTGCGACGTGGGATAGCATGTATCATTTGGGCACTGCGACACTGGACAAAGCCGTTACAGTCAAACTGACAAGAACGCTGGCTATTATCCCTATTACACTGGTGCTGGCATTCTGGAGAACACGGAAGGAGGAGGAAGCCGAGGGCGGTAAGGTAAGCTTTAAACAAGTCTTCCCGTTTTTCATTCTGTTCTTCATACTGGCCTCGGTCATTACAACTGTAATGACCTCCTTCTTCGGTGTTCCCATAGAGTTTTTTACACCGCTCAAGGAATTAAGCAAGTTTTTTATTGTTCTCGCCATGGCAGCCATCGGACTGAACACAAATATCATTAAACTGGTAAAAACAGGGGCAAAACCAATTTTTCTGGGGCTTTGCTGCTGGATCGGCATTACCCTTGTCAGCCTGATGATGCAGCATTTTCTGGGAATATGGTAA
- a CDS encoding LysR family transcriptional regulator has protein sequence MLDFRINTFLPVCQYMNYTRAAEALNITQPAVSQHIHFIEQDYGVRLFEFHGKKMELTPEGTALLHAASAMKHDDCILREHLKSSHLHIRSLNFGATLTIGEFVVSGILSRCLEQYPKAKIRVSVDNTQSLLRQLDNNDLDFALIEGYFPKENYDYAVYSTERFIAVQSADAETLPVPCPIEVLFSKPLLIREPGSGSRNILEQYLKLNNYAITDFSKIIEVNNVNALKEMAEKNCGVTFLYEVAAGRELAGETLREIPIQGFDITHDFAFIWKKGSIFSKNYRALSAFMSGKNERVVLGTEL, from the coding sequence ATGTTAGATTTTAGAATCAATACTTTTTTACCGGTTTGTCAATACATGAATTATACACGTGCGGCAGAAGCACTTAATATAACACAGCCTGCTGTTTCGCAGCACATTCATTTTATAGAGCAAGATTATGGCGTCCGTCTTTTTGAATTTCATGGCAAAAAAATGGAACTGACTCCTGAAGGTACTGCCTTGCTCCACGCTGCTTCTGCCATGAAGCACGATGACTGTATTTTGAGAGAGCATCTAAAAAGTAGCCATCTGCATATTCGTTCTTTAAATTTTGGGGCAACCCTCACCATTGGCGAATTTGTGGTAAGCGGTATTCTATCTCGCTGTTTGGAGCAGTATCCCAAGGCAAAAATTCGCGTTTCAGTTGATAATACCCAGTCATTGCTCAGGCAACTGGATAACAACGATCTTGATTTTGCCCTGATCGAAGGCTATTTTCCAAAAGAGAATTACGACTACGCTGTCTACTCGACCGAACGTTTTATTGCCGTCCAAAGCGCTGATGCCGAGACTTTACCTGTCCCCTGCCCTATTGAGGTTTTATTTTCTAAGCCGCTGTTGATTCGAGAGCCTGGCTCTGGCAGTCGCAATATCCTTGAACAGTACCTGAAACTGAATAATTATGCCATTACTGATTTTTCGAAAATTATTGAGGTTAATAATGTCAACGCTTTAAAAGAAATGGCTGAAAAAAACTGCGGTGTTACCTTTTTATACGAGGTGGCTGCCGGCCGGGAGCTGGCTGGTGAAACGTTAAGGGAAATACCTATTCAGGGATTTGATATCACCCACGATTTTGCATTCATCTGGAAAAAGGGCAGTATTTTCTCTAAAAACTACCGTGCGCTGTCTGCTTTTATGTCTGGCAAAAATGAACGAGTGGTTTTGGGAACGGAACTCTGA